TGCCGCCGTGGCCCTCGTCGAAGTTGAGGGCGTAGCTCAAGGGGTCGTACTGGAACCTCGACGATCCCATCCGCACGACGCTGCCACCACCGTGTCTGGGGTTCCGATTGAACCGCCGGATGAAGGTCTTCCACCGGGGCCCGGCCGCGAGCTCCGACCACTCCCGCACCTTCATCACGgctctccaccaccaccacccctCCACTGACGGCCTCCGCTCGTCGCTCCTCTCCGACGCCCGTATCCGCTGCCACCACTCGACGGAGGACGGCGCCGAAGAAGAGCGCCCGCTGGTCCAGGGGATCCAAAAGCAGCAGCATCTCCGCGCGAGCATGGCATCGGCCATCGACGCCTCATCATGCGGCGCTGAGTGGATCTCCGCCTCCATCGCTCCAATTGGAATTGGGGGAAGAAGATGGACCAGGAGAATTCCTGGAAAGAAACCCGAGACCCTAACCCTCTGGTGGTCGTCTCCTCCTCTATCTCTCCCAAGACTGAGAGAGAGAACGAGAAGAGGAGGGAGGAAACGGCAGATATGGGGAAGAACGGGTGGTGGGACCAGCGAACGTTGGAGATGGGACCCATCTGGCCGTCTGTCCCCTAATCAAAtcaatcactttttttttttgtgggtcaTGGTTCTCCAACAGTTTGGAGCCAAGCAGAGTACAAGactgagagaaaaaaaagaataaaaaaataagaagctCACTTGGTAATGGAGATCATAACGAGTTACGACAGAGATGGGAGGGAGCGAGGATCCCCACGCGCACAGCAGGATGCCGTGAATGGCGCCCATCACAAAATGGACGGTCATGCACGAATAAGATCTATCTGATGCACACCGTATATGTTGTTTGATGATCGTCCTCACCGGCACACCGCATGGAGCTTCTGTTGAATACCATGATTTAGACCCCAGTATTGAGTTGGGACCCTCTCCGATTCTTACATTACTCTCTAGCAATGCTAGctttatttattcaaaaaattattagatggatcAAATTTATCATAGATCTAGCACGAAATCATCCTAGATTGTAATGCTattacttattaaaaaaaataataataatttcatctTAGGTCCAAGATAGATCTgatccatctaataatttttcGCTCTATTCACAGGTGGATATTGGAGGCCTTTTTGGATGTTGGATTATATTATTCAGCAATAAGATCCTGCACCCTCTGGCATCCAAGAATTCTTGAGTGAAAAAGACAGCATGGAGGAGAATTTATAGGGTTTGTCGGTGgcttctaaggcttccaatcccATTTTCCCCGGTAATACATTTCTGATAGAAATGTATTTTATTTACAGTGCATACATAACAGTGGATGGTATAAACCAGCGTCCGACAGGCTCTCAGTGTTGATGTGGAGCTCAGAAGATGCCTAAAATTGCAATTAAGCCTGCTTGACACCTGCTATCTTATGTGTACTGTATTAATCCTTCGACTGACACATAAGAGTAATGATCAGGAGCAATGCTCAAGAAGAATGTGCAGAGATGTTTGATGTTAATTTCTAGATGAATGTATAGAAACTTTTTTATACACATGCGGTTAGATGTTCTTTGTTGTGGCTGCGATTGTTAATTACCTTATCAAGGATGAAAGATGTCCTTTGGGGTAATATGACGGGAAAATTTCTATTTTGTAGCGGCAAATTAACCTACGTCCTCTAAGTCTCATCTACCACCACAATAACAAAACACTCTGTGAGTCCTGATATCTTAAATAGTCCGAGCTGAGAGCATTTTACACGTCCAAATGGAAGATTTGCTCACTTAGGACCATCAAATGCAGTGCAAAAAGACAATTTTGATTGCATGGTAAGAAGATTCAGCAAAGGAGCAAAATTAGCTATGCAAAGTATTGGAGTGCTGTGGCTTTTGCATCTGCTTGGGTGGCTTAGTGTCCAACGATGCTTGGACCGAGCCCACTGTCAGGAAACAGacattcccaaaccaaatcataagAGGAACCAGCTCAAAAATGATCCAATTGGAAACAAGTTGGAGACAGTTTAGAACTTTGATGGGGCCATGTCTAGACATATTGATCTGCCCCTTAGAGTGGGGTCCGCCGTTAAGGTGTCATTTTAATACTTAAGAGCAAGATTTGTTCAATTTTTGTAACCTTAAATACAGGCTGGTCAGATTAAGCCGAGAAGAGAGCTTTTCTATTAAAAATTGGAAGTTGGGAAGACTGGTTTAATCCCAGCATCCATTGAGTTCATTTCTGAAAATCGGGTTGGGTAGGTATTCAAGTTGATGATAATTGGATCCTTCTGTAGGATTAGCTTTCGTCAACTTTGGTGCGCAAGTTATATATATCTGCTGAGGCGTCAAATGTTAATTACTGGGTCAGAGTATTTTTCTTTTAATCTGATAAGTAGTTAACTTATCGATAGATAAttatctcttttctcttctttttcttgtacCTTTTGATGGCAGCTTTCTGCGGTTCCTTTCAAGCAATCCATAAGAGCAAAAGCCAATCTGGTACAGATTTAGGCTTGGAAGGGGATGATGatgctcttttttcttctttctttaacTCCTACAAGATTCCAGACGCCATCACACCCTGAAGAAAGAAAAGTGCTTCGGGGTGCCAGTACAAAGAAAATTCTCAAGCTTGCAAGATGATAGCATGTTAACTCAtgaatcaatcaaaaaaaaaaaaaaaaaaaagacaggcccgtttttagagagataaagtgAGAGAGAGAAACTTCAATGACTGGTTAGCCcttttttgctttttcttcttcgCTTTAGGGTAAGGATCTGGCCAATCATCTCTGATTGATGGTCTTAGCACATCCATGGACTGTGATCCGTCCAGATCGATCCTATCTACGCCTTCAACTGGAAGGGGAGTCTCCCCTACCGGCAATGGAGAGCTGCCGAGAACTCAACGAAGCCCAGACAACCGAGGAAAAGACGGAGGTGGCGATTTTGTCTCAGCGAAGGCAAGGGGTGCATAGGAAGGGAAAGACAAGGTGGGCGCTGGTTCTCACATGGCTTCATATGCTCAGAGAGAGGACCGACAAACGAGGGCTTTGCCTCTTCAGGGGACTTCTTCTACTCTGTCCGGGGAAGACGCTCCTCTTTCGAGAGCATCTTCTTCGCCTCCAAGGACTGCTCCTATGCCGGTGAACAAAAGTCCGAGAATACATCGCTCCCAAGGAATCCTTCAGTACATCCAAATCAAAAATTGTCTCAGGTGGTTCAGGGATAAAGAAAATTTCGATGGGAGAAGACAAAGACCACGGAGGCATGGATCAAACAACTGGAGCAGAGGTTCTCTGAGGTCATCATGTTCTCGTAAGATAAAATCAAACCGGCTTCACAACAACTTAATAGTACTCTGATAAGTAAGTTTTTTTGTAGGGGGATTTCCTATTGAATTTGTAGAGAAAGAAATGCAGACACGATAGATTCTACGAGGAGAATTTCACGTGTCTGCGATGTCTGAGGGGCTGCTATTGTTCTGATGCCCTTTGGAAGAGGTAAAAAGTTGGATCTTGACTAAAGGCCTTTGGTCCCTGACTGGGCAATTACTAGCCCTGGAGCCATGGAGACCAAAATTCAAACCAAGAAGGGACACGGTTAATCAGCTCCGAATGTGGCTCTGTCTCTTGAACCTACCTCTGGACTTGTGGGAAGaaagcaaaattttaaaaattacctcCCAAGCCGATGTTTTTCTATTTCTAAACAAATAGACATTAAATTCCACTAGACTGGGTTTTGAAAGGGTGTGTGTTCTGTTAGATAACTTTTGCTTTGTTTGCCTAAGAGCCAGAATCAAGATACATGATGAGATGATTTGGTAGCAGTTCTCTTATGAAGAGCTTTGGACGCCTGCGACTATCCATCCATGGCTAAAAACAAAGAAGCATCTTTGGACCTTGGATTAGAATAGCGTGTGTGCCAGTTACTCCAATATCCCAATTCAACTCCAAAAAAGACACTCCAAATTCTGCTCCTGCTGGTAAAAGACCCTCCAACAAATGGCTTCAACCTAAGAAGCCTGTGAGATGTGGCCATATGCTGGAAAAAGATACTGTACCAATGAAAGTTCAAATCTTGTCTAAATTTTTCACTTTATCAGAGGAAATCAATGGAGAAGAGCAAGCAGTGGCAAATATGGAAAGTATGGAGATGATGGTTTTTAGTGCTTCTCCAAACAAGACAGAGAGTAATAGGGaaatataaaaatcttcaaaaaagcaACATACTCGGTCATCATCTTCATCTTCGCCGTAAGCAAAAATCTTAGTGAATAATTCAAATGAAGGTGATGATGTACCTGAGGGGGCCTCTAATTCTATGATGCTTAAAAACAAATTAACCATCGTGAAGGTATGGAAACCATTCTCGATTGCTACTTCTAAACCATCTAAGGATCAGAAGACTATAGAGGAAGGTCAGGTGGAATTGCACATAATAGAGAATAGGTTGACACCACCTTGTGAGCAGCAAACCTTGTCCTCCTACAAGGGAGTATGTCGCGATCTTCAATCAGCCCTCCATGGTAACATAGTCCCTAACTCTCTCGTTAATGTTCCCATAGTTCTAGGGGAAATAGCAAAACCAAAGGCCAAATGTGAGACCGACTCTTGTGTGGAGGGTTAGCAATGGGAACCTTCGATATGAAGATGATAGTAAGGAATTGTAGGGGCGTAGCTAAGTCCTTTTTTGCTAATTATGTTAAAACTCTATTAAGACAACATAATATGGATATGATGTATTTTTTGGAAACTTGTTTAGATGAGTCTACTATTAATCAAATTCGTAGGTCCTTTGGACAGGCTTAAGACATTTTTATGGTTCCTGCAGTTGGGTTATCGGAGGATATTGTCATTATTTGGAAGAAGATTTTAGGATCTATAGACTTGTACCATCTGGACAGCCAAGTTGCTTTTGGTGTTATCTCATTAAATCAAGATCCTTCATGGATTTTAGGAGTTGTTTATGCTcgtactaatattttttaacgATGATTTATATGGTCTCAAGTCTAGGATGTATTAATGCTTCAAGTCTCTTTGCTTTTCGTGGGAGATTTTAACTATATTCTTAATGCTTCTGAtctataaaaaaagaagaaaaactttTCTTGTTAATTGGGATGTTAGAgagtttcatatttttctttgatccACCAGCCTTATTGGTTTTGATTTTTCTGGCCCATCCTATATCTGGTGCAATAATCGGTTAGGTGCTGTAGGGTTTGGAAATGGATCGATCGAGCCTTTActtctaattcttaattaaatttatatcCAGAATCTTTTGTTACTTATTTGCCTCGATTTGCTTCAAACCATTGCCTCATTCTTCTTGATATTACTGATAAAATCAATAGGGGATCTCGCATATTTGGTTTTGAAAAGTTCTGGTTGACTTACCCTAAAGTGGCAGAGGTTATCCAACGGGCTGGACAAGCTATGATAATTATCCTCTTATTGATAGAATTTTTTTGCTCCTAAAAAATATTCAACGTACTTTAAACTCCTGAAAATACTGTATTGGCAATTTGAACACCCATGCCCGGCAATTATACAATAGTATCTATGACTTGAAACTTAAGGAATCTCAAATTGGATGCCTACCTTCTAATCTTCATCATATCCCGTTCTCCAACCTTTGGGACTATAACCATATTTTGCATCGCATTGAGCTTATATGGCATCCAAAATCTCGGATCACCTGGCTTAAGAAGCAAGATTCTAATACAAAACTTTTTCATTGCTTTACCATTCTTCGTAGAAGGAAAAATTGTATGCATGTTTTATATTCTCCTTAAGAAGAAATTATTAGTGATCCCTCCGTCATTCAAGAGATGTTGCTTGATCATTTTCATGATTGTTGGAAGGTGGATAATGAGGCTCCTCATATGGACTTTCCTATTGCTATATCGACATTATCTCCTCTTCAAATCTCCTCTTTCATCCAGTCGGTTATTGAACATGAAATTGAATCTATCATTATGAACATTGATTTGGACAAGGCTTCAGGTCTTGATGGTTTTTCTGCCTGCTTCTTTCAGAAATTTTGGACTACTATCAAAGCTGACATAGTGAATACTGTTTATTTTTTGTTTACTTCTGCTAGTCTGCCTAACTCTTGGATAAAAACTTATATCACtctaattccaaaaaaaaaaataatcctcaAGTTCCTAATGATTATCCCCCTATTAGTCTTTGTAATATGGTGTATAAGATTATTACCAAAATTTTGGTTGAAAGGCTAAAAGTTGTTCTAGTATACATTATATCAAAGGAGTAGGCCCTTTATTTCTAATCCAAATATTATCGAAAATCTTTTGCTTGGACAGAAAATTTGCATTCTCTCACTTCAACTACTCGCTCCACGAAGCTTAtgatgatcaaattagatatggaAAAAACTTATGTAAGGGTTCACTGGCCGtttctatttaaaattttaaatcagatgGGTTTCCCCGCACAGTTTGGTTCTTGGACTCAAGGCTATGTTTATAATCCCCAATTTATCTTACTTGTTAATGGATCCGAAACCACTCCCTTTAGGGTTACTAGAGGTCTTGGACAAGGTTGTCCGCTATCaccatatattttattatttattctcAGATTTTCTTCACACAACGATTCAAATGCATCTCCTCCATGGGTATAAAGTTTGGGGAGGTCCTGAAATATCCCATATCATTTATGCGGATGACTATTATTGGTGGCCCATGCTTTTTTAAGAGATACGATTTCACTATTAGCTATATTAAATACTTATACTACTTATTCTGATCAAtctattaatattattaaatttcatattatgtTTTCATCAGGTACAGATCATGTGGTCAGACATCAAATAAGGGAGCAACTCCATATTCCAGAAAAAAATGAACTGGCAATACTTAGGAGCTCCATTGCTTCATAAGACATCTACTACTGATTATCaattttttcttacaaaaatctcaaataaGATGGCCGCATGGAAATGACGTGTGCTATCTCTCATGGGAAGGATCTATTTGATACAGTCGGTTTTGTATACTATTCCTCTTTATGCTATTTCCTTAACGTATGTTCCTTTATCAATTCTCCTAAGAATTGAGAAAGAGATTAGAgcctttttttggggacattccATGGATAGGCAAGCTTTTCATCCTATCACTTGCGAGAAAGTTTACATGCCTAAAGCAGAAGGATGTCTTGGATTCTAACCATTAGCTCACCGTAAATTACTGTATTTATCTAAACTTGCTGCTCAGGTGACCCTTCCACCTTCTTCCTTGTGGGCTCAACTTGTTAGTGCAAAATATCATTTTCATGAAACTTGGTATGATTACAAATGCTATAAAGGTTCTTCCATTATTTGGAGGAAAATCTTAGAGGCTGGATCTCAGATTAAACTTCAGTTCCAATGGTTGGTCAGATCAGGTGATTCAATTAACATTTATAAAGAGCCTTGGATTATAAATATTCCCATCGTATTTTGGCCAACTTACATAAACATAGACAATATAAATCTCAACTTGTAGGTGCCTCAATTTATTAAGGCTAATAGATGTTGGGATATGCAGTACTTTTCATTATTTTTCTCAACTGatctaattaatctaatatgtattatTCCTTTGACCCAGAGCGCATGGCTAGATCAACTAGTCTGGGCTTTATCTAAATGCTTGCAGGTATCTCTACAAGATATAAAGGGTCTGACCATTCCAACTCTATTCAACCTGTGCAGGTTGACTCCGGATGGATTGAGGCATTGAAGGTGCCTCCAAAAGTTAAAATATTTCTTTGGAAACTCATTTAGGATAGACTTTAGTGCAAAGCATTGCTGACACACTGCAATATTATCGTTGCAAACACCCAGTTTTGCAATCTATGTCCAGATCAAATCAAGGATTATGTGCATGTGATCATGCATTGTGATTTTGCATGAATATTTTGGCAGCAAATAAGTTGCGTAAACTAAGTGAATTTCTACTTTAATTCCTTGCCAGCATGGAGTGAATAGCTTTCAAATACCAGGATAGGGAATGAATAGAAATCACTCTTGGCATATGCAGCTTAGTTGTTGTGGTGGGCCCGAAATGAATAGATCTTTAACAATTCTTATATGTCTTCATTGCAACTTTTACGTAAGCTCTAGACCTTTTCTAAAGTAAATGAAAGTTTATACATAAATAACTTACAGGCTTCGTATCGATACTAGAGTAGTGAATTGCAGAAGGAGTCATCCTTCTGTCATTTCCGACTAGTATTTTGGCTACCTCCTTCCGAAGAGGTCATAAAAATAAACTTTGATGCATCAGTAAATATAGACAATGTGGCGGCTGGATTTGTTATTCGAAATCATGAGGCAGTTGTGCTATGTGCTAGAGGTAAGCTTCTCTCTTCTTGCTCAGTTTTCAGGGTGGAGCTTCAGGCGGCATGATATGGGGTAAAGATTATAATATCGGAATTACATGCATCTAAAATATGGTTGGAGGGAGATTCGGCTACTGTAGTATCTTGATTAAATAGCCGCAACTATGGAAAGATTTATCATATCCCTCAAGTAAAGGATTTATACTAGTGAAAAAGCTCGGGATTATTTCATAAAATCTCGCATGCTTTTAGAGAAGCCAATCAAGTTGCGGATTTTATGGCTAATAGAGCATTGCATGGGGATTTTCTTGGGTCCTCTGAGTTCGTTGAATATTTTAGGTGCTGAAATCTAATTCAAGCTGATGCGTATGGTATTTAGTATATAAGAAAAGCTTAGGGTATTGGAACTGCATACCTATTGCTATCCTTTTTGGAGATGGGTTTTGGGTCATGGTCCTTTTCAATATTGCACCCCACCGCAAAATATGCTACTGTATTTCTTTCAATCTGGTTGGCAATTATTTCTCTTATTCATGGGTAgcttaattataaattttgatatttataaacTCATTCTAACGCAGCATGATATGATGCAGATGCAGGATCCAATGAGGTATCAAACACGGCGGAAGAACAGCAAAATGATCTGGCACATGATCCTACAAGAAAGAGAAATTCATACAAAGCGAGGTTTCCACAGATATATTATTTTCAGTATTCAAATTCTAACTTTTTCTACAATATGGTATATCCAGGTTTATATTGCTATTATGGGAGTTTATCCCACCCTAGGTT
Above is a genomic segment from Elaeis guineensis isolate ETL-2024a chromosome 1, EG11, whole genome shotgun sequence containing:
- the LOC105039190 gene encoding uncharacterized protein — translated: MEAEIHSAPHDEASMADAMLARRCCCFWIPWTSGRSSSAPSSVEWWQRIRASERSDERRPSVEGWWWWRAVMKVREWSELAAGPRWKTFIRRFNRNPRHGGGSVVRMGSSRFQYDPLSYALNFDEGHGGSPDGDYTGYGDFSTRFAVPPAPAKSSVDLAGWRASTPTVFSAAPAGGGGR